The Spiroplasma citri genome has a segment encoding these proteins:
- a CDS encoding UPF0236 family transposase-like protein, with protein sequence MILGDGANWIKGVKKVIANRFPNNKVHYTIDKFHLKSRFENLFPFQSKTAEIKEIFDNAIYYFYNGKYEELLQCLKESKPFISDSKKEYFIKTINLIKNNEEGIKNQTLWNNIGCHMESDISHCAKGIFSKKGIYSEKNVKNKLNTSMIKLRKNIKDFKKSEQPPENNSILYNNFNKTEQQNLHLY encoded by the coding sequence ATGATTTTAGGTGATGGAGCAAATTGAATTAAAGGGGTTAAAAAAGTTATTGCAAATCGTTTTCCTAATAACAAAGTTCATTATACAATAGATAAATTTCATCTTAAAAGTAGGTTTGAAAATTTATTTCCTTTTCAAAGCAAAACCGCAGAAATTAAAGAAATATTTGATAATGCTATTTATTATTTTTATAACGGAAAATATGAGGAATTATTACAGTGTTTAAAAGAGAGCAAGCCATTTATTTCCGATTCAAAAAAAGAATATTTTATTAAAACAATTAACCTAATTAAAAATAACGAAGAGGGTATTAAAAATCAAACATTATGAAATAATATTGGGTGTCATATGGAGAGTGATATTTCACATTGTGCTAAGGGTATATTTTCTAAAAAAGGAATTTATAGCGAAAAAAATGTTAAAAATAAATTGAATACTAGTATGATAAAATTAAGAAAAAATATTAAGGATTTTAAAAAATCAGAGCAACCACCAGAAAATAATAGTATTTTATATAATAATTTTAATAAAACTGAACAACAAAACTTACATCTTTATTAA
- a CDS encoding lipoprotein: protein MKKWLSFLGAITLLGTSTTSLVACNNIPQYNEDELQQLKKENQIYTNCQEIKENLEWICPQEKPFNQVDNKWYYVIWREDNSVNWKIDKFKNNRLEYIKINKINDYEIGVSNNREENRVLFIFKENKEIVRWNWWNYNNKTFFKSVYRWNLYFPPSSIPNLIIDDNGNVKVNSE from the coding sequence ATGAAAAAATGATTAAGTTTTTTAGGAGCAATTACATTACTAGGTACAAGCACAACAAGTTTAGTTGCTTGTAATAATATACCACAATATAACGAAGATGAATTACAACAACTAAAAAAAGAAAACCAAATATACACAAATTGCCAAGAAATAAAAGAAAACTTAGAATGAATTTGCCCTCAAGAAAAACCATTTAATCAAGTTGATAATAAATGATATTATGTAATATGGCGAGAAGATAATTCTGTTAATTGAAAAATTGATAAATTTAAAAATAATAGATTAGAATATATTAAAATTAATAAAATTAATGATTATGAAATAGGAGTTTCTAACAATAGAGAAGAAAACCGAGTATTATTCATTTTTAAAGAAAATAAAGAAATTGTAAGATGAAATTGATGAAATTATAATAATAAAACTTTCTTTAAATCAGTTTATCGTTGAAATTTATATTTCCCACCTTCATCAATCCCTAATTTAATTATCGATGATAATGGTAATGTAAAAGTTAATAGTGAATAA
- a CDS encoding recombinase RecT: MLKGCFFIWKTTLQGEKFEWDSLNSCPKIHEINFNANTSDYNEIIGAYAFAKDKNGNYQGILLRKADIDRLRNSSPSGNSEYSPWNKWPKEMVEAKLYRKLALEIGTDIYDIDLDEKEIKEDGNFEYISFKDIDVAKNKGQMSDEPLLNNINTPSYPEIANTNDNVVKEEDISNVVPAVNNDEEWATW; the protein is encoded by the coding sequence TTGTTAAAGGGTTGCTTTTTTATTTGAAAAACAACTTTACAAGGTGAAAAATTTGAATGAGATAGTTTAAATTCATGTCCTAAAATACATGAAATTAATTTTAATGCAAATACTAGTGATTATAATGAAATTATTGGTGCTTATGCTTTTGCAAAAGATAAAAATGGAAATTATCAAGGTATTTTATTAAGAAAAGCAGATATTGATCGTTTAAGAAATAGTAGTCCTAGTGGTAATAGTGAATATTCACCTTGAAATAAATGACCAAAAGAAATGGTTGAAGCAAAATTATATCGTAAATTAGCATTAGAAATTGGGACTGATATATATGATATTGATTTAGATGAAAAAGAAATTAAAGAAGATGGTAATTTTGAATATATTTCATTTAAAGATATTGATGTCGCCAAAAATAAAGGGCAAATGAGCGATGAACCATTATTAAATAATATAAATACCCCATCTTATCCAGAAATAGCAAACACTAACGATAATGTCGTTAAAGAAGAAGATATCTCAAATGTAGTACCAGCAGTTAATAATGATGAGGAATGAGCAACTTGATAA
- a CDS encoding phosphatase PAP2 family protein, translating into MLNFKRNTNQKFYVDSSAFINKNSKDKFVFKILKIIALTVVITLFIVGSIWDQQIAKVIADLNDNGIVSWLSLFWDKLAYTMTVPFMFAGVGILLESLNIKYKSKFKFLKIIIITVYALFIILFTLIISRMIYQQSTFPAFGGKGRDYWFGLDGTSTIAAMTIQLSIEVILMGVIAWFLRVKFSKRDDLLTNNYWIDALKIFVVFAFFGIIFDPLLKTFFGRPYWVHVDYQYVIDHLPDNWSNKPTNIVNAEYLDWWQIQGFKAEYWDFLLGKAGEGTHHWSDKAFPSGHMNSSSMPVYGFLLYFMNEKRKQKITYWKWLIFGFFIANIAMMGFMQILSRTHYLTDLMFTLIVLLTFFKGVAYATDHVIYKVLSIIWNKQNKKYHMFELNNGKKTTLLINIDGVLWIVAKVRTAKIDKSKKYKYWHRDNIIYKK; encoded by the coding sequence ATGCTAAATTTTAAGAGAAATACAAATCAAAAGTTCTATGTCGACAGTTCTGCATTTATTAATAAAAATAGTAAGGATAAATTTGTTTTTAAAATATTGAAAATTATTGCCTTAACTGTTGTTATAACACTTTTTATCGTAGGAAGTATTTGAGATCAACAAATCGCAAAAGTGATTGCTGATTTAAATGATAATGGCATTGTCAGTTGGTTAAGTTTATTTTGAGATAAACTAGCTTATACGATGACAGTTCCATTTATGTTTGCAGGAGTTGGGATTTTATTAGAAAGTTTAAATATTAAATATAAATCGAAATTTAAATTTTTAAAAATTATCATTATTACCGTTTATGCTTTATTTATAATTTTATTTACCTTAATTATTAGTAGAATGATTTATCAGCAATCAACATTTCCCGCTTTTGGTGGTAAAGGAAGAGATTATTGATTTGGACTTGATGGAACAAGTACAATTGCCGCAATGACAATTCAACTTAGTATTGAAGTTATCTTAATGGGTGTGATTGCTTGGTTTTTAAGAGTTAAATTTTCAAAAAGAGATGATTTATTAACTAATAATTATTGAATTGATGCGTTAAAAATATTTGTAGTATTTGCGTTTTTTGGGATTATTTTTGATCCGCTTTTAAAAACTTTCTTTGGGCGACCATATTGAGTTCATGTTGATTATCAATATGTTATTGACCATTTACCAGATAATTGGTCAAATAAACCAACTAATATTGTTAATGCCGAATATTTAGATTGATGACAAATTCAAGGTTTTAAAGCTGAATATTGAGATTTCTTATTAGGTAAAGCGGGCGAAGGAACGCATCATTGAAGTGATAAGGCTTTTCCATCTGGTCATATGAATTCATCATCAATGCCTGTCTATGGTTTTTTGTTATATTTCATGAATGAAAAACGTAAACAAAAGATTACTTATTGAAAATGATTAATATTTGGATTTTTTATCGCAAATATTGCAATGATGGGATTTATGCAAATTCTTTCAAGAACACATTATTTAACAGATTTAATGTTTACTTTAATAGTTTTATTAACATTCTTTAAAGGAGTCGCTTATGCAACTGATCATGTCATTTATAAAGTTTTATCAATAATTTGAAACAAACAAAACAAAAAATATCATATGTTTGAATTAAATAATGGTAAAAAAACAACTTTGCTTATTAATATTGATGGAGTTTTATGAATTGTAGCGAAAGTTAGAACTGCTAAAATTGATAAATCTAAAAAATATAAATATTGACATCGTGATAATATTATTTACAAAAAATAA
- a CDS encoding DNA methyltransferase, translated as MKEKNNSVKLKNIKNNTIINLLDNETWKKHSRLWGDWMHRICFYVAMFFSALAEYFINEYAPNDNDIVLDTFSGRGTTLLQARIMNKQAY; from the coding sequence ATGAAGGAAAAAAATAATTCTGTTAAATTAAAAAATATAAAAAATAATACTATTATTAATTTATTAGATAATGAAACTTGAAAAAAACATAGCCGACTTTGGGGTGACTGAATGCACCGTATTTGTTTTTATGTAGCTATGTTTTTTTCAGCACTAGCTGAATATTTTATTAATGAATATGCTCCTAATGATAATGATATAGTTTTAGATACATTTTCTGGTAGAGGCACTACATTATTACAAGCAAGAATTATGAATAAACAAGCATATTAA